In Chryseobacterium lactis, a single genomic region encodes these proteins:
- a CDS encoding LysM peptidoglycan-binding domain-containing protein, giving the protein MEYSKHQVKRGDTLESIAEKYKMTGKELLAFHNSHSPVTQQFFGDYLPIHINEVIIPLQKNKEEKKNIDYKTFDQKNKYRTEQLNITRIEDDIKTYSQLKKEYDVKFNLSQHWVEVKLCDYFYEFNPPGLSKVFDFVSEVDYIRNDCTVEINQLGRFSKIVDKNKLKVNWEQFKKNKLNEIEFVKVIRQTKPEEYENLLKEGDFQFSDLYNDEKDYNRDIFYLALLDKYLYNDEDNLGREDYTYQSQLFPDVQVPMKMRYDILKKEGDLITVRKVWETVESEELLEKVSQGYERYHQPLIKYKFSEYKLDMRNLFTYNVKTKILEKAELTIIENIENNIKSECIFNLKRLNNDG; this is encoded by the coding sequence ATGGAATATAGTAAACATCAGGTAAAAAGAGGAGACACATTAGAATCGATAGCAGAAAAATATAAAATGACAGGGAAGGAGCTGCTGGCTTTTCACAACTCACATTCACCTGTTACCCAACAGTTCTTTGGAGATTACCTGCCGATTCATATCAATGAAGTGATCATACCTCTTCAAAAAAATAAAGAAGAGAAAAAGAATATTGATTATAAAACATTTGATCAAAAAAACAAATACAGAACCGAACAGCTGAATATAACCCGAATTGAGGATGATATAAAGACCTACTCGCAACTTAAAAAAGAATATGATGTAAAATTCAATTTATCTCAGCATTGGGTAGAGGTTAAGCTTTGCGATTATTTTTATGAATTTAATCCACCGGGACTTTCGAAGGTTTTTGATTTTGTATCTGAAGTTGATTATATAAGAAATGACTGTACGGTTGAAATTAACCAGCTCGGAAGATTTTCAAAAATTGTTGATAAAAATAAACTAAAGGTAAACTGGGAGCAGTTTAAAAAGAACAAGCTCAACGAAATTGAATTTGTAAAAGTTATCAGACAGACCAAACCGGAGGAGTATGAGAACCTTTTGAAAGAAGGAGATTTTCAGTTTTCCGATCTATATAATGACGAAAAAGATTACAACAGAGATATTTTTTACCTGGCATTATTAGACAAATATCTTTACAATGATGAAGATAATCTGGGAAGAGAAGACTATACCTATCAGTCGCAACTTTTTCCTGATGTACAGGTGCCTATGAAGATGAGGTATGATATTCTGAAAAAAGAAGGAGATCTTATTACCGTCAGAAAGGTATGGGAAACAGTAGAATCTGAGGAGCTGCTGGAAAAAGTAAGCCAGGGGTATGAAAGGTATCATCAGCCTCTGATAAAATATAAGTTTTCCGAATATAAACTGGATATGAGAAATCTTTTCACCTACAATGTGAAGACAAAAATTTTAGAAAAAGCAGAGCTAACTATTATTGAGAACATAGAAAACAATATAAAATCTGAATGCATATTTAACCTAAAAAGATTGAATAATGACGGTTAA
- a CDS encoding type VI secretion system Vgr family protein, with product MFQDDKTIKVDGSENETKTGKELKNNTAKKAEGKLSKAGEKVKKVAKTGQQSLSAAQGGDMFMNQTFVPNNPSIVENKVWAKQPTSKIHNAEAIPDSFIAGINRVVKLDVIIEGKIIKHFKHFRLTQSAAKHHEFSLTLAHDTLGNAENHNLQEAQGFLGKRITIVFKYKDIEKGAERNFVGVITEVGFSQEKGSLGNIVLKGYSPTVLLDAAPHIQSFGGSQPVSLNSIADLVIRQGLGQNKFDFRIDAQHGNVSYSSQYEETHYNYLARMAEAYGEQFYYDGEVLHFGKLPPQEKPVKLTYGSSVSDIAIKMKAQHVNPTFYGYNSSKNEKLTTGSSKISHASDIARRAYEISEKTFTTPSLRVAPIKATSFMDIDASQKGTAGSKASEVFITSGTTTVPFLYPGCTADIEMRKSSSNETSYFTKLMIIEVTHEVDARGYYDGRFEAIAADTGFIPRPEFETPRAEAQFAKVTSNTDPLNQGRVQVQFDWQNGPDISEFIRVMSPDAGSSDKVNKNRGFMSVPEVGDQVIVNFVHQHPDRPFVMGGMFHGAIGSGGGTGNNVMSFSGRSGAELKYDNGAGSMNLKDQGGANMFFDGSGNAETNANNNKLVNVGNDNTKNVNNNNTTNVGCKHTTDVGKGQSILTMGSDGVIDLNGAAKVTLKVGTSSIEITKDTITVKADTVKIEGKSLTNIGRENGTPGMVIDDNVTIKGGQVDIN from the coding sequence ATGTTTCAGGATGATAAAACAATTAAGGTAGACGGCTCAGAAAATGAGACAAAAACTGGTAAAGAGCTAAAAAATAATACGGCCAAGAAAGCGGAAGGGAAATTGAGTAAAGCAGGCGAAAAAGTGAAGAAAGTAGCAAAAACCGGACAGCAAAGCTTAAGCGCAGCGCAGGGAGGGGATATGTTTATGAATCAAACATTCGTTCCTAATAATCCTTCTATCGTTGAAAATAAGGTATGGGCGAAACAGCCCACTTCAAAAATACATAATGCAGAGGCTATTCCTGATAGTTTTATTGCCGGAATCAACCGTGTCGTAAAGCTGGATGTCATTATTGAAGGGAAAATTATCAAGCATTTTAAACACTTTAGACTGACACAAAGTGCCGCTAAACATCATGAATTTAGCCTGACGCTGGCTCATGATACCTTAGGAAATGCAGAAAACCATAACCTGCAAGAAGCCCAGGGATTTCTTGGAAAAAGAATTACGATAGTTTTTAAATATAAAGACATTGAAAAAGGCGCTGAACGTAACTTCGTGGGAGTCATTACAGAAGTAGGTTTCAGCCAGGAAAAAGGAAGCCTTGGAAATATTGTTCTCAAGGGATATAGTCCTACTGTGCTTTTAGATGCCGCTCCTCATATCCAGAGTTTTGGAGGCAGCCAGCCGGTGAGCCTTAACAGTATCGCAGATCTGGTAATCAGGCAGGGGCTGGGACAAAATAAATTTGATTTCAGAATTGATGCCCAGCATGGAAATGTTTCATACAGTTCGCAGTACGAAGAAACCCACTATAACTACCTGGCAAGAATGGCTGAGGCATATGGTGAGCAGTTTTATTACGATGGCGAAGTATTACATTTTGGAAAGCTTCCACCACAGGAAAAACCTGTTAAACTTACCTACGGAAGCAGTGTGAGTGATATTGCGATCAAAATGAAAGCACAGCATGTTAACCCTACATTTTATGGATATAACAGCAGTAAAAATGAAAAACTGACGACAGGAAGTTCGAAGATCAGCCACGCTTCAGATATTGCAAGACGTGCTTACGAAATATCAGAAAAAACATTTACAACGCCTTCTTTGAGAGTCGCACCGATAAAAGCAACTTCTTTTATGGATATTGATGCTTCCCAGAAGGGTACAGCAGGAAGTAAAGCCTCAGAAGTTTTCATTACTTCTGGTACTACTACCGTTCCTTTTCTATATCCGGGATGTACCGCAGATATTGAAATGCGTAAATCTTCAAGCAACGAAACTTCCTATTTTACCAAGCTTATGATCATTGAAGTAACTCATGAAGTAGATGCAAGAGGATATTATGATGGTAGATTTGAAGCTATAGCAGCTGATACAGGTTTCATTCCACGTCCGGAATTTGAAACACCAAGAGCAGAAGCTCAATTTGCAAAAGTTACTTCCAATACCGATCCTTTGAATCAGGGAAGGGTTCAGGTGCAATTTGATTGGCAAAACGGCCCGGATATTTCAGAATTTATCCGTGTGATGTCTCCTGATGCAGGAAGTAGTGATAAAGTCAATAAAAACCGTGGTTTTATGTCTGTTCCCGAAGTAGGAGATCAGGTCATCGTGAATTTTGTACACCAACATCCGGATCGTCCGTTTGTGATGGGAGGTATGTTCCATGGAGCAATTGGCAGTGGCGGCGGAACTGGAAATAATGTGATGAGTTTTAGCGGAAGAAGCGGTGCCGAATTGAAATATGATAATGGTGCAGGATCCATGAATCTTAAAGATCAGGGAGGTGCCAATATGTTTTTTGACGGTTCAGGAAATGCGGAGACCAATGCAAACAATAATAAATTGGTAAACGTAGGAAATGATAATACCAAGAACGTTAACAATAATAATACGACCAATGTAGGCTGTAAGCACACCACTGATGTAGGAAAAGGGCAGAGTATACTGACGATGGGGAGTGATGGTGTAATAGATCTCAATGGAGCTGCAAAAGTTACTTTAAAAGTAGGAACCAGCAGCATTGAGATTACAAAAGATACCATAACCGTGAAAGCTGATACCGTAAAAATAGAAGGAAAAAGCCTTACCAATATTGGAAGAGAAAATGGAACCCCGGGAATGGTAATTGATGATAATGTTACCATCAAAGGAGGTCAGGTAGATATAAATTAA
- the tssD gene encoding type VI secretion system tube protein TssD encodes MAERNSRGILKFNGGEGQKLLKMNYSVSRSTDVSGRVASDPSNALIKVTVEATEKSDILESLLNGKYKPTKGEITFNKSHEEGTLITLNWENGYVIQHEVDFDAVDSNSMLISFVISAETIDYGTSQYAGLWPSSGK; translated from the coding sequence ATGGCAGAAAGAAATTCAAGAGGAATTTTAAAATTCAACGGAGGAGAAGGACAGAAACTGTTAAAAATGAACTACAGTGTATCTAGATCTACAGACGTTTCAGGACGTGTAGCATCAGATCCTTCTAACGCATTAATCAAGGTGACAGTAGAAGCTACTGAAAAATCAGACATCCTTGAAAGCTTACTAAACGGTAAATACAAGCCTACAAAAGGTGAAATTACATTCAACAAATCTCACGAAGAAGGAACATTGATCACTTTGAACTGGGAAAACGGATATGTAATTCAACACGAAGTAGACTTTGACGCAGTAGATAGCAACAGTATGTTGATCAGCTTCGTTATTAGTGCTGAAACTATTGACTACGGTAC
- the tssD gene encoding type VI secretion system tube protein TssD, with protein MAERNSRGILKFNGGEGQKLLKMKYSVARSTDVSGRVASDPSNALIKVTVEATEKSDILESLLNGKYKPTSGEVVFNKSHEEGTLITLNWQNGYVIQHEVDFDAIDSNSMLISFVISAETIDYGTSQYAGLWPSSGK; from the coding sequence ATGGCAGAAAGAAATTCGAGAGGAATCTTAAAATTTAACGGAGGAGAAGGACAAAAGCTGTTAAAAATGAAATACAGCGTAGCAAGATCTACAGACGTTTCAGGACGTGTAGCATCAGATCCTTCCAATGCATTAATCAAAGTTACAGTAGAGGCTACTGAAAAATCTGATATCCTTGAAAGCTTATTAAACGGTAAATATAAGCCTACTTCAGGAGAGGTTGTTTTTAACAAATCTCACGAAGAAGGTACATTGATTACTTTAAACTGGCAGAACGGATACGTGATCCAACACGAAGTAGACTTTGATGCTATCGATAGCAATAGTATGCTAATTAGTTTTGTTATTAGTGCTGAAACTATTGACTACGGTACATCTCAATACGCTGGACTGTGGCCTTCATCAGGTAAATAA
- a CDS encoding lytic transglycosylase domain-containing protein codes for MKTIIRNIFTSVMLLGTVVLVNGQFLAASDTSESSVRKYQGIINANKDLVEFIEQLLLQKGLPKHLRNLALIESHFNRNITSGAGAVGVWQLMTAHANQYGLTEQNRTDVYKSTKTAVISLANLYKKYNNWVTVVAAYNCGEGNVAKAMQVAGSSQYHEFSKYLPAETINHVKKYLNACYATGELQSVLSNYNSSRINKVFFEDENRKMTAATLSETEINAGFNLKVVADELNVNMDEILAWNPGIVEELQQKGESTFYLPTDLMPDFLLRKNKILTRSIKESANLQQ; via the coding sequence ATGAAAACAATTATCAGAAATATCTTTACAAGTGTAATGCTGTTGGGAACTGTTGTTCTGGTGAACGGACAGTTTCTTGCCGCTTCTGATACCTCAGAAAGTAGTGTGAGAAAATATCAGGGGATTATCAATGCGAATAAAGACCTTGTTGAATTTATCGAGCAATTGCTGCTTCAGAAGGGCCTTCCAAAACATTTAAGAAACCTTGCCCTGATAGAGTCTCATTTCAACAGGAATATTACTTCAGGAGCCGGAGCTGTTGGAGTATGGCAGCTTATGACCGCTCATGCCAATCAATATGGGCTTACGGAACAGAATCGTACCGACGTTTATAAGAGTACGAAAACCGCAGTAATTTCCCTTGCCAATCTGTACAAAAAGTATAATAACTGGGTAACGGTAGTTGCTGCCTATAACTGTGGGGAGGGAAATGTTGCAAAAGCAATGCAGGTTGCAGGTTCATCGCAGTATCATGAGTTTTCAAAATATCTTCCGGCAGAAACTATTAATCATGTCAAAAAATATTTGAACGCCTGCTATGCAACCGGAGAGCTTCAAAGTGTTTTAAGCAATTACAATTCTTCAAGGATTAATAAGGTTTTCTTTGAAGACGAAAACAGAAAGATGACTGCTGCTACATTGTCAGAAACAGAAATTAATGCAGGGTTTAATCTGAAAGTTGTTGCGGACGAGCTAAATGTAAATATGGACGAGATCCTGGCTTGGAATCCTGGCATTGTAGAAGAACTTCAGCAAAAAGGAGAAAGTACTTTTTATCTTCCTACCGACCTGATGCCTGATTTCCTTTTAAGAAAAAACAAAATACTAACGCGTTCTATAAAAGAAAGCGCCAACTTACAACAGTAA